In Chitinibacter sp. SCUT-21, a single genomic region encodes these proteins:
- a CDS encoding DUF502 domain-containing protein: MTTFFKRYMLTGLLIWIPMAITLWVLSTLIGTMDQLGAFLPNEVRPDYWLLKALSSSFPFLNGTKHIPGFGVILTVLVLLTTGIIATNMIGRRLMQLGQRLLNQIPIVRSIYNGVKQVSDTLFSDSGQAFRKAVLVQFPHQGTWAVGFQTGTPGGEIGEKLDGDLISVFVPTTPNPTSGFLFMARKADVKELDMSVDDALKYVISMGVVMPTAKAVTYPEASSLNIGEASAAPAAKD; this comes from the coding sequence GTGACCACTTTCTTTAAGCGCTACATGCTGACCGGTTTGCTGATCTGGATCCCAATGGCGATTACGCTGTGGGTGCTCAGCACACTGATTGGGACGATGGATCAACTGGGTGCATTTTTGCCCAACGAAGTTCGCCCCGATTACTGGTTGCTCAAAGCCTTATCGAGCAGTTTCCCATTCCTGAATGGCACCAAGCACATCCCCGGTTTTGGCGTGATTTTAACCGTGTTGGTGTTGCTGACCACCGGCATCATCGCCACCAATATGATTGGTCGTCGCCTGATGCAATTGGGTCAGAGGCTGCTGAATCAAATTCCGATCGTGCGCTCGATTTATAACGGCGTAAAGCAAGTATCGGACACGCTGTTTTCTGATTCGGGCCAAGCGTTTCGCAAAGCGGTGTTGGTGCAGTTCCCGCATCAAGGCACCTGGGCGGTAGGGTTTCAAACGGGTACGCCCGGCGGTGAAATCGGTGAAAAATTGGATGGCGACTTGATTTCGGTGTTTGTGCCGACCACGCCCAATCCAACATCGGGCTTTTTGTTTATGGCGCGTAAAGCGGATGTCAAAGAGCTGGATATGAGCGTTGATGACGCGCTGAAGTATGTGATTTCGATGGGCGTCGTGATGCCCACCGCCAAGGCGGTGACCTATCCCGAAGCCTCAAGCCTGAATATCGGCGAAGCAAGTGCAGCCCCGGCTGCAAAAGATTAA
- a CDS encoding tetratricopeptide repeat protein: MSALRSIIVALPLFFSMATYAGESEDIQQLIRAKQFPQALERADKALLKTPKDAQLRFLRGITLSEMGRTDEAIKAFTQLSEDYPQLPEPYNNLAVLYANKGQFDKARGALQLAIQTNPSYAIAHENMGDLYARLASQAYDKALQLEGGNAQVQTKLKLVGSLFSQPGNKAPSRPVSAATAAPTAPVKAAATAVPTSKPTPVPSAAPTAAPKATAKPTTAPIATAKPTAKPTAAPTEAPKSDSAARQQVIASVEGWASAWSRQNVNGYINSYAKSFKAPGGRSAWEKDREAKISGPKSIDVNLRDIKVEMIDEKTAKVRFRQDYKSDRLSTSTGKTLIMEKSGSRWLIREERIGG, from the coding sequence ATGTCTGCACTACGCTCTATCATCGTCGCCTTGCCCCTGTTCTTTTCAATGGCAACTTATGCGGGCGAAAGTGAGGACATTCAGCAACTGATTCGCGCCAAACAATTCCCGCAAGCGCTAGAACGTGCCGACAAAGCACTGCTCAAAACGCCGAAAGACGCCCAACTGCGTTTCTTGCGCGGTATTACTTTGAGCGAGATGGGTCGCACCGACGAAGCGATTAAGGCGTTTACTCAGTTGTCGGAAGATTATCCGCAACTGCCAGAGCCATATAATAATTTAGCGGTGCTCTACGCCAACAAAGGGCAATTTGATAAAGCGCGTGGCGCTTTACAACTGGCAATTCAAACCAACCCGAGCTACGCGATTGCGCATGAAAACATGGGCGATTTATACGCCCGCCTCGCATCACAAGCCTACGATAAAGCCTTGCAACTGGAAGGCGGCAATGCGCAAGTTCAAACCAAATTAAAACTGGTGGGCTCTTTATTTAGCCAGCCAGGCAACAAAGCGCCAAGCAGACCTGTAAGCGCAGCTACGGCGGCACCAACTGCACCAGTCAAAGCTGCTGCAACGGCAGTGCCAACGAGCAAACCGACACCAGTACCAAGCGCCGCGCCAACTGCAGCACCAAAAGCGACCGCGAAACCAACAACAGCCCCAATTGCAACGGCGAAGCCAACAGCCAAGCCAACCGCGGCACCAACGGAAGCACCAAAATCGGATAGCGCAGCTCGCCAGCAAGTGATTGCCAGCGTAGAAGGCTGGGCAAGCGCGTGGAGCCGCCAGAATGTAAATGGCTATATCAATAGCTACGCCAAATCATTCAAAGCACCGGGCGGACGTAGCGCGTGGGAAAAAGATCGCGAGGCGAAAATCAGCGGGCCAAAATCGATTGATGTGAATCTGCGTGATATCAAAGTAGAAATGATTGACGAGAAAACCGCCAAAGTGCGCTTCCGTCAGGATTATAAATCTGATCGCCTATCGACCAGCACCGGCAAAACGCTGATCATGGAAAAATCGGGCAGCCGTTGGCTGATTCGTGAAGAACGTATTGGTGGCTAA
- the aspS gene encoding aspartate--tRNA ligase codes for MRTNYCGLINEQYLGQTVTLQGWAHRRRDHGGVIFIDLRDREGIVQVVVDPDTPDAFATADSARSEYVLEIKGIVRARPEGTTNAKMISGQIEVLAKDIIILNKAETPPFQIDDENLSENVRLTNRVIDLRRPTMQRNLRLRYQVALLVRNFLDTKGFIDIETPMLTRSTPEGARDYLVPSRVHDGQFFALPQSPQLFKQLLMVAGFDRYYQITKCFRDEDLRADRQPEFTQIDIETSFLNEEEIMSLTEEMARHVFKQAINVDLGEFPRMAYDDAMFYYGSDKPDLRVDLKFTELTDVMKTEEFKVFRGAADMDGGRVVGLRVPGGAVMSRKDIDDYTKFVGIYGAKGLAYIKVEDVNNITNGEDSGLKAPIVKFLSVEALKTIIERTGAQNGDIIFFGADKRKVVDEAIGALRIKIGHERGEEGGYFTKSWKPLWVVDFPMFEYDEDGKRWNACHHPFTSPKAEHLELLKTNPGACKARAYDMVLNGWEMGGGSVRIHQADVQSTVFDALGIGEEEAQNKFGFLLDNLKFGAPPHGGLAFGLDRLVTLMTGAESIRDVIAFPKTQRAQCLLTNAPNAVDEKQLRELHIKLRNPPVIE; via the coding sequence ATGCGTACTAATTACTGTGGTCTGATTAACGAGCAATACCTCGGCCAGACTGTAACTTTGCAAGGTTGGGCTCATCGTCGTCGTGACCACGGTGGCGTGATTTTTATCGACTTGCGCGACCGTGAAGGCATCGTGCAAGTGGTCGTAGACCCAGACACCCCAGACGCATTTGCGACCGCCGACAGCGCGCGTTCTGAATATGTATTGGAAATCAAAGGTATCGTTCGTGCGCGCCCTGAAGGCACCACTAACGCGAAAATGATTTCTGGCCAGATCGAAGTGTTGGCCAAAGACATCATCATCTTGAATAAAGCCGAAACGCCACCGTTCCAGATCGACGACGAAAACCTCTCTGAGAACGTGCGTTTGACCAACCGCGTGATCGACCTGCGTCGCCCGACGATGCAACGCAATCTGCGTTTGCGTTACCAAGTGGCTTTGCTGGTGCGTAACTTCCTCGACACCAAAGGCTTTATCGACATCGAAACACCGATGCTGACTCGCAGCACGCCTGAAGGCGCGCGCGATTACCTCGTGCCATCTCGCGTACACGACGGTCAATTCTTTGCCTTGCCACAATCGCCACAGCTGTTCAAACAATTGTTGATGGTGGCGGGTTTCGATCGCTACTACCAAATCACCAAATGCTTCCGTGACGAAGACTTGCGCGCTGACCGTCAGCCAGAATTCACACAGATCGATATTGAAACTTCGTTCCTGAACGAAGAAGAAATCATGAGCCTCACCGAAGAAATGGCGCGCCACGTCTTCAAACAAGCCATCAACGTTGATCTGGGCGAATTCCCACGCATGGCGTATGACGACGCGATGTTCTACTACGGCTCGGACAAACCGGACCTGCGCGTTGACTTGAAATTCACCGAACTGACCGACGTGATGAAAACGGAAGAATTCAAAGTCTTCCGTGGCGCGGCGGACATGGACGGCGGCCGCGTCGTTGGCTTGCGCGTACCAGGCGGCGCAGTAATGAGCCGTAAAGACATCGACGACTACACTAAATTCGTCGGTATCTACGGCGCGAAAGGTCTGGCCTACATCAAGGTTGAAGACGTTAACAACATCACCAACGGCGAAGACTCTGGCCTGAAAGCGCCTATCGTCAAGTTCCTGTCGGTTGAAGCGCTGAAAACCATTATCGAGCGCACTGGCGCGCAAAATGGCGACATCATCTTCTTTGGCGCGGACAAACGCAAAGTGGTGGACGAAGCGATCGGCGCATTGCGGATCAAGATCGGTCACGAGCGCGGCGAAGAAGGCGGCTACTTCACCAAATCGTGGAAACCATTGTGGGTCGTTGACTTCCCAATGTTTGAATACGACGAAGATGGCAAACGCTGGAACGCCTGCCACCACCCATTCACATCGCCAAAAGCGGAACACCTCGAGCTACTCAAAACCAATCCGGGCGCCTGCAAAGCACGCGCTTACGACATGGTCTTGAATGGTTGGGAAATGGGCGGGGGCTCGGTGCGTATCCACCAAGCGGACGTACAATCAACGGTATTTGACGCACTCGGCATCGGCGAAGAAGAAGCGCAAAACAAATTCGGCTTCTTGCTCGACAACCTGAAATTCGGCGCGCCTCCACACGGCGGTTTGGCCTTCGGTCTGGATCGCTTGGTTACATTGATGACCGGCGCCGAATCAATCCGCGACGTGATCGCCTTCCCGAAAACGCAACGTGCGCAGTGTCTGTTGACCAATGCACCCAATGCGGTGGACGAGAAGCAATTGCGTGAATTGCACATCAAATTGCGCAATCCGCCAGTGATTGAGTAA
- a CDS encoding disulfide bond formation protein B: protein MNLLRWRLGFGVLFLACAGMMGFALYHQFYQWLMPCLMCVYERIAIIGFGLFALLAVVLPARTRTGVYLYGLILTAWAGFGAVTGARHTWMQYGPKDPTVTCASSLPFPIDLNAWPGWIAAVIRPVGDCANIDFLLFGITMPIWIVVACVGLIAVTWYLLRLQLQEIRRNQWR from the coding sequence ATGAATCTATTACGCTGGCGACTCGGTTTTGGCGTCTTGTTTTTGGCTTGTGCTGGCATGATGGGCTTCGCGCTCTACCACCAATTTTATCAATGGCTAATGCCGTGCCTGATGTGTGTGTATGAGCGCATTGCAATAATTGGTTTTGGTCTGTTTGCGCTGCTGGCCGTGGTTTTGCCGGCTCGTACGCGCACGGGTGTGTATCTATATGGATTGATTCTAACCGCGTGGGCGGGGTTCGGCGCGGTTACAGGCGCTCGCCATACTTGGATGCAGTACGGCCCGAAAGACCCTACGGTGACTTGCGCTTCAAGTCTGCCATTTCCGATTGATCTGAATGCTTGGCCAGGCTGGATTGCTGCAGTGATTCGTCCGGTGGGTGATTGCGCGAATATTGATTTCCTGCTGTTTGGTATCACGATGCCGATCTGGATTGTTGTTGCTTGCGTGGGTTTAATTGCCGTGACTTGGTATTTGCTACGGCTTCAATTGCAAGAAATTCGTAGGAATCAATGGCGATGA
- the guaB gene encoding IMP dehydrogenase, whose amino-acid sequence MRIVQKALTFDDVLLVPAHSNVMPRDVSLATQFTRGIRLNLPLVSAAMDTVTEARLAIAMAQEGGIGIIHKNMTPVMQAKEVAKVKRYESGIVKDPVTVAPAMLVRDVIALTRQHKISGLPVIDNGQLVGIVTNRDLRFETRLDVPVSSIMTPKDKLVTVKEGTSIEDARTLMHEHRLERVLVVDDAFQLKGLITVKDIIKTSEHPLAAKDEQGRLRVGAAVGVGAGTDERVKLLVEAGVDVIVVDTAHGHSQGVLDRVKWVKTNFPQVQVIGGNIATGAAALALVEAGADAVKVGIGPGSICTTRIVAGVGVPQISAVANVAEALAGTGVPLIADGGIRFSGDIAKAIAAGAHMVMLGGLFGGTEEAPGEVELYQGRSYKSYRGMGSLGAMAGANGSSDRYFQDKTADADKLVPEGIEGRVPYKGPLTAVIHQLVGGLRSSMGYLGCATIDDVHAKAEFVQITAAGIRESHVHDVQITKEAPNYHQD is encoded by the coding sequence ATGCGCATTGTGCAAAAAGCCCTCACGTTCGACGACGTTTTGCTCGTCCCAGCCCACTCAAACGTGATGCCACGCGATGTCTCGTTGGCAACCCAGTTCACGCGCGGTATCCGCCTGAACCTCCCCCTCGTATCTGCTGCGATGGATACCGTTACTGAAGCACGCTTGGCCATTGCCATGGCACAAGAAGGCGGCATCGGTATCATTCACAAAAACATGACTCCGGTAATGCAAGCCAAAGAAGTAGCGAAAGTAAAACGCTACGAGTCTGGCATTGTGAAAGACCCTGTGACCGTTGCACCAGCCATGCTGGTTCGCGACGTCATCGCACTGACGCGTCAACACAAAATTTCTGGCCTACCAGTGATCGACAACGGTCAACTGGTCGGCATCGTGACCAACCGCGATTTGCGTTTTGAAACTCGCCTGGATGTGCCAGTTTCATCAATCATGACGCCAAAAGACAAATTGGTTACGGTTAAAGAAGGCACGAGCATCGAAGACGCTCGCACCTTAATGCACGAACACCGCCTTGAGCGCGTGCTGGTCGTCGACGACGCATTCCAGCTCAAAGGCTTGATCACCGTTAAAGACATTATCAAAACCAGTGAGCACCCACTGGCCGCCAAAGACGAGCAAGGTCGCTTGCGCGTTGGCGCTGCGGTTGGCGTTGGCGCAGGTACGGATGAGCGCGTTAAATTGCTGGTGGAAGCTGGCGTTGACGTGATCGTTGTTGACACCGCGCACGGCCACAGCCAAGGCGTGCTGGATCGCGTGAAGTGGGTAAAAACCAACTTCCCACAAGTGCAAGTCATCGGCGGCAATATCGCTACTGGCGCAGCGGCTTTGGCTCTGGTTGAAGCAGGCGCGGACGCGGTGAAAGTAGGCATCGGTCCAGGCTCGATCTGCACGACGCGTATCGTAGCCGGTGTTGGCGTACCACAAATTTCTGCCGTGGCGAATGTGGCTGAAGCTTTGGCCGGCACTGGCGTGCCATTGATCGCCGACGGCGGTATCCGCTTCTCTGGCGACATCGCTAAAGCGATCGCTGCGGGCGCGCACATGGTCATGCTCGGCGGTTTGTTCGGCGGCACAGAAGAAGCACCAGGCGAAGTTGAACTCTACCAAGGTCGTTCGTACAAGAGCTACCGCGGCATGGGCTCGCTCGGTGCCATGGCCGGCGCGAACGGCTCGTCTGACCGTTACTTCCAAGACAAAACCGCTGATGCTGACAAGCTCGTACCGGAAGGCATCGAAGGTCGCGTTCCGTACAAAGGCCCATTGACTGCGGTCATCCACCAATTGGTTGGCGGCCTGCGCTCATCAATGGGTTACCTCGGTTGCGCGACGATTGACGACGTTCACGCGAAAGCTGAATTCGTGCAAATCACCGCTGCTGGTATCCGTGAATCACACGTTCACGACGTGCAAATCACCAAAGAAGCGCCGAACTACCATCAAGACTAA
- a CDS encoding adenylyltransferase/cytidyltransferase family protein encodes MSVYDKPSFESKICAPEQLLQRLGQIARPLVFTNGCFDILHRGHVTYLAQASALGSAMVVALNTDASVRRLGKGNDRPINPLENRAAVMASLESVDLVTWFDEDTPFNLIELIQPEILVKGGDWLPEHIVGSKEVLARGGAVHSIPFLFDTSTTKTLQLIRGE; translated from the coding sequence ATGTCTGTCTATGACAAACCGAGCTTTGAGTCGAAAATTTGTGCGCCTGAGCAGTTGCTGCAGCGCCTAGGACAAATTGCGCGCCCGCTGGTTTTTACGAATGGCTGCTTTGATATTCTTCATCGCGGCCATGTGACGTATTTGGCGCAAGCAAGCGCGTTGGGTTCTGCGATGGTGGTGGCTTTAAATACGGATGCTTCAGTACGTCGTCTGGGGAAGGGCAATGACAGACCAATTAACCCACTCGAAAATCGTGCTGCCGTGATGGCGAGCTTGGAGTCGGTTGATTTGGTGACGTGGTTCGATGAAGATACCCCATTTAATTTGATCGAGCTGATTCAACCTGAGATATTGGTCAAAGGTGGAGACTGGTTGCCTGAGCATATCGTGGGCAGTAAAGAGGTTTTGGCACGCGGTGGTGCGGTTCATTCGATTCCATTTTTGTTTGATACATCGACGACTAAAACGCTGCAATTAATTCGAGGTGAGTAA
- a CDS encoding patatin-like phospholipase family protein → MSRTLNAAPNTALILSGGGARAAYQVGVLLAIAKLLPQHAANPFPIICGTSAGAINAAGLAMGAGEFRRAVFSLARMWQNLQPEQIYHGSISALLGTGAHWLGALLLGGLGKYNPRSFLDNSPLREFLSGVVDFSQIQRHIDSGALRAVSISALGYSSGQSVAFFQGAADLDGWQRASRIGVRTELNVSHLMASSAIPLVFPAERIHREFFGDGSVRQIAPLSPAIHMGAQRVLVIGVAPQSDDNPARQHTTAYPSLAQVSGQLMNSIFLDSLETDLERITRINRTISYISPEVRAQANLNLRPVEVLTISPSQPLEKLTLPFRREFSLGMRFFLGGLGAFRRQGSVLASYLLFCGPYSRKLIALGYHDALQKEQQLRDFLAAEPPK, encoded by the coding sequence ATGAGTCGCACACTCAATGCAGCGCCCAATACCGCGCTGATTTTATCCGGCGGTGGCGCAAGGGCGGCGTATCAGGTTGGCGTGTTATTGGCGATCGCCAAATTATTGCCGCAGCACGCGGCGAATCCTTTTCCCATTATTTGCGGCACGTCGGCCGGCGCGATTAACGCCGCTGGTTTGGCAATGGGCGCGGGTGAGTTTCGCCGTGCGGTGTTTTCCTTGGCGCGGATGTGGCAAAACTTGCAGCCCGAGCAGATTTATCACGGTTCGATTAGCGCTTTGCTTGGCACTGGGGCTCATTGGCTGGGGGCGCTGCTGCTAGGTGGTTTGGGGAAATATAATCCGCGCTCTTTTTTAGATAATTCGCCGCTGCGCGAATTTTTATCGGGCGTGGTCGATTTTTCGCAAATCCAGCGACATATCGATTCGGGTGCGCTGCGGGCGGTGTCGATTTCGGCGCTGGGCTATAGCTCGGGGCAGTCGGTGGCGTTTTTTCAGGGCGCGGCAGATCTGGATGGCTGGCAACGCGCCTCGAGAATTGGTGTACGTACCGAGCTTAATGTCTCACACTTAATGGCTTCCAGCGCTATACCCCTGGTTTTTCCGGCCGAGCGCATTCACCGTGAGTTTTTTGGCGATGGCTCGGTACGTCAAATCGCGCCGCTCAGTCCCGCGATTCATATGGGCGCGCAACGCGTGCTGGTCATCGGGGTTGCGCCGCAGTCGGACGATAATCCGGCGCGCCAACATACCACCGCTTATCCGAGTTTGGCGCAGGTGAGTGGGCAATTAATGAATAGTATTTTTTTGGATTCGCTCGAAACCGACTTGGAACGCATTACGCGCATCAATCGCACTATTTCGTATATCTCACCTGAAGTGCGGGCGCAGGCGAATTTAAATTTGCGCCCGGTTGAGGTCTTAACCATTTCACCATCACAACCGTTGGAGAAATTAACGCTACCATTTCGGCGTGAGTTTTCGCTGGGGATGCGCTTTTTTCTTGGCGGTTTAGGCGCTTTTCGCCGGCAAGGTTCGGTGCTGGCGAGTTATTTATTATTCTGTGGGCCATATTCTCGCAAGCTGATTGCCTTGGGCTATCACGACGCATTGCAAAAAGAGCAGCAATTGCGTGATTTTCTAGCTGCTGAACCGCCGAAATAA
- a CDS encoding DMT family protein, with amino-acid sequence MNLPPAITSVVLLVASNVFMTFAWYAHLRDGTSKPWFLMALMSWGIAFFEYMLQVPANRIGYQVYSLAQLKIMQEVITLSVFIPFAVLYMKQPFSMNYVYAALCMVGAVYFMFRG; translated from the coding sequence ATGAACCTGCCGCCCGCGATCACCAGTGTAGTGTTATTAGTTGCGTCTAATGTTTTTATGACATTTGCGTGGTATGCGCATTTGCGCGATGGCACAAGCAAACCGTGGTTTCTCATGGCCTTGATGAGCTGGGGCATCGCGTTTTTCGAATATATGTTGCAAGTGCCCGCTAATCGGATCGGCTATCAGGTTTACAGCTTGGCGCAGCTGAAAATCATGCAAGAGGTGATTACCTTAAGCGTATTTATCCCGTTTGCGGTGTTGTATATGAAGCAGCCATTTTCGATGAATTACGTCTACGCCGCGCTGTGTATGGTAGGGGCGGTGTATTTTATGTTTCGCGGTTAA
- a CDS encoding hydrogen peroxide-inducible genes activator, translating into MTLTELRYIVAVARERHFGRAANSCFVSQPTLSVAVKKLEDELGVTLFERSSGDVTLTANGERIVEQAQRVLEEVSVVKQLAEQGKDPLAGTLRLGVIYTISPYLLPHLIPQLREHAPQMQLLLEENFTSRLAEMLKQGEIDVAIVADPFHEGGIATQALYDEGFVVATPKGHEWEKLAAVSAEQLAEENVLLLSPGNCFRDQVLQTCPDLNRESINHGGLQRTLQGSSLTTIRHMVAGGIGVTVLPETSVSAADDALLSIRPFSEPAPTRRVVMAWRRNFPRMAAIEALRKAILQSTMPKVQWLHDAKVE; encoded by the coding sequence ATGACACTCACTGAACTTAGATATATCGTCGCAGTGGCGCGTGAACGCCATTTTGGTCGTGCCGCCAATAGCTGTTTTGTCTCGCAGCCCACTTTATCAGTTGCGGTGAAAAAGCTCGAAGACGAGTTGGGTGTTACGCTGTTTGAGCGCTCTTCGGGTGATGTCACTTTGACTGCGAATGGCGAGCGCATCGTCGAACAGGCGCAGCGCGTTTTGGAGGAGGTTTCTGTCGTCAAGCAATTGGCCGAGCAGGGGAAGGACCCGCTGGCAGGAACGTTGCGACTTGGGGTGATTTACACGATTAGCCCTTATTTATTGCCGCACTTGATTCCGCAACTACGCGAACACGCGCCGCAAATGCAACTCTTGCTTGAAGAGAATTTCACTTCGCGTTTGGCTGAAATGCTCAAGCAGGGCGAGATTGATGTTGCAATCGTGGCTGACCCATTTCATGAGGGGGGCATTGCTACGCAGGCGCTTTATGATGAAGGATTTGTGGTTGCTACCCCTAAGGGGCATGAGTGGGAAAAGTTGGCTGCTGTTTCTGCTGAACAATTGGCAGAGGAAAACGTGCTGTTATTGTCACCTGGCAATTGCTTTCGCGACCAAGTTTTGCAAACCTGCCCAGATTTGAATCGCGAAAGTATTAATCATGGCGGCTTGCAGCGTACCCTACAAGGCTCGTCGCTGACGACAATTCGGCATATGGTGGCGGGTGGCATTGGTGTGACGGTGCTGCCAGAAACATCGGTCAGTGCCGCAGATGATGCTTTATTAAGTATTCGTCCGTTTAGCGAGCCAGCGCCAACGCGCCGTGTTGTGATGGCTTGGCGTCGTAACTTCCCACGTATGGCTGCAATCGAAGCGCTGCGCAAGGCAATTTTGCAGTCCACAATGCCTAAGGTGCAGTGGTTGCACGATGCCAAAGTCGAGTAA
- a CDS encoding L,D-transpeptidase family protein → MPRLKRRTKRALCLVALLLLAPAAQPLMTDSQSNYFKLSGDEVGQAAQGSPEERILAAIDAIRTGNLPDARATVDALLEEKPNYRLAHLLKADLYAMRAMPLSDIGAAAPALLAEQQKIIAERLAELRNEALVRSNYRNMPTPPDLLPANILMFNAQQKYAVLVDAETSRLYVFANDNGTPKMVKDHYVTVGKLGTGKFVEGDQRTPIGVYFVYKHLPRPLLDKTYGELADLYGVGAWPISYPNELDKSNRKTGSGIWLHGSPAATYARAPQASNGCVVLTNEEMLNVAEYLQIGTTPVIVTPKVEWLSRADWKKRHHAAKLLMGQWESAWETLNTEQYLNFYGNHFISGEGQNLATWRSQKEQVNRSKTWTKVQLNDLSIFSITGGDDQMVATFEQDYQSNNLQNKMRKRLYWQPENGQWKIRWEGNATY, encoded by the coding sequence ATGCCTAGATTGAAACGTCGCACCAAGCGAGCGCTTTGCTTGGTTGCATTGCTCTTGCTCGCGCCTGCCGCGCAACCGTTGATGACGGATTCACAGAGCAATTATTTTAAACTTAGCGGTGATGAAGTCGGCCAAGCTGCGCAAGGCAGCCCAGAAGAGCGGATTTTGGCGGCAATTGACGCGATACGCACTGGCAACCTACCCGATGCGCGCGCCACCGTGGATGCATTACTGGAAGAAAAACCCAATTACCGTCTGGCCCATTTATTAAAAGCCGATTTATATGCGATGCGTGCGATGCCGCTCAGCGATATTGGTGCGGCAGCCCCGGCATTATTGGCAGAGCAGCAAAAAATTATCGCCGAACGATTGGCGGAATTGCGTAACGAAGCCTTGGTGCGTAGCAATTATCGCAATATGCCAACCCCGCCCGATTTGTTGCCTGCGAATATTTTGATGTTCAACGCGCAGCAAAAATACGCAGTTTTGGTCGATGCCGAAACCTCACGGCTCTATGTTTTTGCTAACGATAATGGCACCCCCAAAATGGTGAAAGACCATTATGTGACGGTGGGCAAACTGGGGACGGGCAAATTTGTCGAAGGCGATCAGCGCACGCCGATTGGCGTTTATTTTGTCTATAAACACCTACCCCGCCCGCTACTAGATAAAACCTATGGCGAACTCGCCGATCTGTATGGCGTAGGCGCGTGGCCAATTTCTTACCCGAACGAGCTAGATAAAAGTAATCGCAAAACCGGTTCAGGCATCTGGTTGCACGGCAGCCCAGCCGCCACCTACGCGCGGGCACCACAAGCATCGAATGGCTGCGTGGTATTGACCAACGAAGAGATGCTGAACGTCGCCGAATACCTGCAAATCGGCACTACGCCAGTGATTGTAACGCCCAAAGTGGAATGGCTCAGCCGCGCCGACTGGAAAAAACGTCACCATGCGGCCAAGTTGCTGATGGGGCAATGGGAAAGTGCGTGGGAAACGCTCAATACCGAACAATACCTGAATTTCTACGGCAATCATTTTATCAGCGGCGAAGGGCAAAACTTAGCCACGTGGCGCTCGCAAAAAGAGCAAGTGAACCGCAGTAAAACCTGGACCAAAGTGCAGCTCAATGATTTATCGATTTTCAGCATAACCGGCGGCGACGATCAAATGGTTGCAACGTTTGAGCAAGATTATCAAAGCAATAATCTGCAAAACAAAATGCGTAAACGCCTGTATTGGCAACCCGAAAACGGGCAATGGAAGATCCGCTGGGAAGGCAACGCTACCTACTAG
- a CDS encoding zinc ribbon domain-containing protein translates to MPIYAYRCAACGHADEHMQKMSDASLTQCPACNTEQYEKQVTAAGFQLKGNGWYQTDFKNKSAPSN, encoded by the coding sequence ATGCCTATCTACGCTTATCGCTGCGCTGCTTGTGGTCATGCTGACGAACATATGCAAAAAATGTCCGACGCGAGTTTAACGCAATGCCCAGCTTGCAATACCGAGCAATACGAAAAACAAGTCACCGCTGCCGGTTTTCAATTAAAGGGCAACGGTTGGTATCAAACTGATTTTAAAAATAAATCAGCGCCAAGCAACTAA